A region from the Benincasa hispida cultivar B227 chromosome 8, ASM972705v1, whole genome shotgun sequence genome encodes:
- the LOC120083597 gene encoding protein DOUBLE-STRAND BREAK FORMATION isoform X2 gives MSCSAAEQYSLFRSRLRSRRFDDSTLRILEFFPASKDAMSLMDVKSDLKEFLRFESLSIIRETAEKTDDQKLLVIEFLVRAFALVGDIESCLALRYEALNFRLLKSFNQPWLQVSHAEWLNFAEHSLRAGFFSIAIKAYEQALSSLQQNDTENYTSHGSLKRIEVIEKIKRLKDHALRSAGSHSGSHIGVFEQESYRKKHKDFFIMHKKVYSKHSI, from the exons ATGTCTTGTTCAGCTGCGGAGCAATACTCTCTCTTTCGTTCGCGGCTCAGAAGCCGAAG ATTCGATGATTCTACTTTGCGAATTCTGGAATTCTTTCCCGCTTCCAAAGACGCGATGTCGTTGATGGATGTCAAATCGGACTTAAAAGAATTCCTCAGATTTGAATCTCTATCTATCATTCGTGAAACCGCTGAGAAAACTGATGATCAAAAGCTTCTAGTCATCGAATTTCTTGTTCGAGCATTTGCTCTTGTTGGAGACATTGAG AGTTGCTTAGCTTTGAGATATGAGGCCTTGAATTTCCGGCTACTGAAGTCTTTTAATCAACCATGGCTTCAAGTTTCACATGCAGAATGGTTAAACTTTGCTGAGCATTCATTGCGTGCCGGCTTTTTTTCAATTGCCATAAAG GCATATGAGCAAGCACTGTCAAGCCTTCAACAAAATGATACTGAAAACTATACATCACATGGTTCCCTTAAACGCATAGAAGTTATTGAGAAGATAAAGAGACTCAAAGATCATGCTTTGAGATCAGCTGGTTCCCATTCTG GCTCTCACATCGGAGTATTTGAACAAGAAAGTTACCGAAAGAAACATAAAGATTTCTTCATCATGCACAAGAAAGTCTACAGCAAGCACTCTATTTAG
- the LOC120083597 gene encoding protein DOUBLE-STRAND BREAK FORMATION isoform X1, whose translation MSCSAAEQYSLFRSRLRSRRFDDSTLRILEFFPASKDAMSLMDVKSDLKEFLRFESLSIIRETAEKTDDQKLLVIEFLVRAFALVGDIESCLALRYEALNFRLLKSFNQPWLQVSHAEWLNFAEHSLRAGFFSIAIKAYEQALSSLQQNDTENYTSHGSLKRIEVIEKIKRLKDHALRSAGSHSVQALTSEYLNKKVTERNIKISSSCTRKSTASTLFRNGFRNHNAKKLHEYQVLEGLTSESHKIQFRDRTYM comes from the exons ATGTCTTGTTCAGCTGCGGAGCAATACTCTCTCTTTCGTTCGCGGCTCAGAAGCCGAAG ATTCGATGATTCTACTTTGCGAATTCTGGAATTCTTTCCCGCTTCCAAAGACGCGATGTCGTTGATGGATGTCAAATCGGACTTAAAAGAATTCCTCAGATTTGAATCTCTATCTATCATTCGTGAAACCGCTGAGAAAACTGATGATCAAAAGCTTCTAGTCATCGAATTTCTTGTTCGAGCATTTGCTCTTGTTGGAGACATTGAG AGTTGCTTAGCTTTGAGATATGAGGCCTTGAATTTCCGGCTACTGAAGTCTTTTAATCAACCATGGCTTCAAGTTTCACATGCAGAATGGTTAAACTTTGCTGAGCATTCATTGCGTGCCGGCTTTTTTTCAATTGCCATAAAG GCATATGAGCAAGCACTGTCAAGCCTTCAACAAAATGATACTGAAAACTATACATCACATGGTTCCCTTAAACGCATAGAAGTTATTGAGAAGATAAAGAGACTCAAAGATCATGCTTTGAGATCAGCTGGTTCCCATTCTG TTCAGGCTCTCACATCGGAGTATTTGAACAAGAAAGTTACCGAAAGAAACATAAAGATTTCTTCATCATGCACAAGAAAGTCTACAGCAAGCACTCTATTTAGGAATGGTTTCCGAAACCACAATGCAAAAAAGCTACATGAATATCAAGTTTTAGAGGGGTTAACCAGTGAATCGCACAAAATTCAGTTTCGTGATCGGACCTACATGTAG
- the LOC120084252 gene encoding protein FLC EXPRESSOR-like, whose protein sequence is MAGRSHQPNALKRREVPLSRSPPDDRRSHHRLSHSSSVGGSSRAHQAILLEDRISAQHREIQTLLSDNQRLAATHVALKQELASSEQELRHLSATAAKVKAERDAEVREVYEKSLKMDAEVRAMDAMMAELVQVRADIQKLSTVKQELTAELQAIRDDLTKASSESQPLPSIKAEIDRMHHEIQRGRAAIEYEKRTHASNLEQAEAMEKSMVSMSQEVEKLHAELANAEKRARAAAAVTSPFPGYATTYGHPNIRYGASSYPSDPYGMHQVPGGAGVDIVSQYARAPPTHGPLYNVQPAPPPHMQ, encoded by the exons ATGGCCGGACGAAGCCATCAGCCGAATGCCTTGAAACGACGCGAAGTTCCGTTGAGTCGAAGCCCGCCTGATGATCGTCGATCCCATCATCGTCTTTCTCACTCATCTTCCGTCGGCGGTTCTTCCAGGGCTCACCAGGCAATCCTTCTCGAAGATAGGATATCTGCCCAGCACCGAGAGATTCAAACTCTCCTCTCTGATAACCAACGCCTTGCAGCCACTCACGTGGCGCTCAAGCAAGAGCTGGCGTCGTCTGAGCAAGAGCTCCGGCACCTATCGGCCACTGCGGCTAAAGTCAAGGCCGAGAGAGACGCTGAGGTGAGGGAGGTTTATGAGAAATCGCTGAAAATGGATGCCGAGGTTCGCGCGATGGACGCTATGATGGCGGAGCTCGTTCAAGTGCGGGCGGATATACAGAAGCTGAGTACCGTCAAGCAAGAATTAACTGCCGAGTTGCAAGCAATTCGCGACGACCTTACTAAAGCCTCCTCCGAGTCACAGCCATTGCCGTCTATTAAAGCTGAAATTGATAGAATGCACCATGAAATTCAAAGAGGAAG GGCTGCTATTGAATACGAGAAACGAACACACGCTAGTAATCTTGAGCAGGCTGAGGCAATGGAAAAGAGTATGGTTTCCATGTCTCAGGAAGTTGAAAAATTGCATGCTGAACTGGCCAATGCTGAGAAGAGAGCAAGGGCTGCAGCAGCTGTAACAAGTCCTT TTCCCGGTTATGCCACAACTTACGGCCATCCAAACATAAGATACGGCGCGAGCTCATATCCCTCTGACCCTTATGGCATGCATCAG GTTCCTGGAGGAGCTGGCGTCGATATTGTTTCGCAATATGCACGTGCACCACCGACACATGGACCACTTTACAACGTACAACCAGCACCACCGCCGCATATGCAATGA